Proteins from one Juglans microcarpa x Juglans regia isolate MS1-56 chromosome 6S, Jm3101_v1.0, whole genome shotgun sequence genomic window:
- the LOC121236707 gene encoding glucan endo-1,3-beta-glucosidase 12-like, with protein MASLRVSYLLLLLSILAFADGGSIGINYGRVANNLPPPSKVVELLKSQGFDRVKLYDTDSEVLTALANSGISVTVALPNGLLSSTAADQSFADNWVQTKISQFYPATKIEAICVGNEVFADPNNTTMFLVPAMKNIHASLAKYSLDSAIKISSPVALSALQSSYPSSSGSFKSELVEPVIKPMLDLLRQTGSHFMVNVYPFFAYTANSNDISLDYTLFKQNPGVVDSGNGLRYNSLFDAQVDAVFAALSALKYDDVKILVTETGWPSLGDTNEIGASQDNAVSYNGNLVRRVLTGGGTRVRPQDQLDVFLFALFNENEKTGPTSEKNYGLFYPSEQKVYDIPLTQAELDGSQSTPVNGSKSQQGAPTGDVTETSVGSSPTDYIKSYQFISLFYIISKRL; from the exons ATGGCAAGCCTCAGAGTCTCCTACTTGCTCTTGCTTCTCTCAATTTTAGCCTTTGCAG ATGGAGGTTCAATTGGAATAAACTATGGCCGAGTTGCTAACAACCTGCCACCTCCATCGAAAGTGGTGGAGCTTCTGAAATCACAGGGATTCGACCGAGTTAAGCTCTACGACACCGACTCGGAAGTCCTCACTGCGCTAGCTAACTCGGGTATAAGTGTCACCGTTGCACTCCCCAACGGGCTCCTCTCCTCCACCGCTGCGGACCAATCGTTCGCTGACAATTGggtccaaaccaaaatctctcaGTTCTATCCTGCTACCAAAATCGAAGCCATTTGCGTCGGAAATGAGGTATTCGCTGACCCCAATAACACGACCATGTTTCTCGTACCCGCCATGAAAAACATCCATGCCTCGCTTGCCAAGTATAGCCTTGATTCTGCTATCAAAATCTCGTCCCCTGTAGCTCTCAGCGCCCTCCAATCTTCATACCCATCCTCATCCGGATCTTTCAAGTCCGAACTAGTTGAACCCGTCATCAAGCCCATGTTGGACCTTCTGCGTCAAACCGGGTCGCACTTCATGGTCAACGTGTACCCATTTTTCGCATACACCGCAAACTCGAACGATATCTCCTTAGACTACACTTTGTTTAAGCAAAACCCGGGTGTGGTGGATTCCGGTAACGGGTTACGTTACAACAGCCTGTTTGATGCCCAAGTCGACGCCGTTTTCGCTGCCCTGTCCGCTCTCAAGTACGATGACGTGAAGATACTAGTCACCGAGACTGGGTGGCCCTCGCTGGGTGATACGAACGAGATTGGTGCAAGCCAAGACAATGCGGTGTCGTATAATGGTAATTTGGTACGCAGGGTCCTCACTGGCGGTGGGACCCGCGTACGACCACAGGATCAACTCGACGTTTTTCTCTTCGCCTTGTTCAACGAGAATGAAAAAACAGGTCCCACATCGGAGAAGAACTATGGCCTATTTTACCCCAGTGAGCAGAAGGTATACGACATACCCCTGACACAAGCGGAGCTCGACGGTAGCCAGTCAACTCCCGTCAACGGGAGCAAGAGCCAGCAGGGTGCACCCACGGGCGATGTAACGGAGACATCTGTGGGCTCAAGTCCAacagattatataaaatcatatcaatttataagtttattttatataatct CAAAGAGATTGTAG